A single Anopheles arabiensis isolate DONGOLA chromosome 2, AaraD3, whole genome shotgun sequence DNA region contains:
- the LOC120896189 gene encoding NADH dehydrogenase [ubiquinone] 1 alpha subcomplex subunit 7-like has product MSGVVRRDISPMLQKLRNFLLGRQHTNALRFEDGIAARTQPPPNLPDGPAHKLSANHYVIRDARREVAPPIDLTTQKLLAEKGSAAKLPTPGKSFGWDKH; this is encoded by the exons ATGTCCGGAGTAGTGCGTCGTGATATTTCGCCGATGCTGCAGAAGCTGCGCAACTTTCTGCTCGGT CGACAACATACGAACGCGCTTCGTTTTGAGGATGGAATTGCAGCCAGAACTCAACCGCCACCGAATCTACCCGATGGACCAGCACACAA ACTGTCTGCCAACCACTACGTGATCCGTGATGCTCGTCGCGAAGTTGCTCCCCCGATTGATTTGACCACGCAGAAGCTACTGGCGGAAAAGGG ATCAGCTGCGAAACTTCCGACACCCGGCAAGTCGTTTGGCTGGGATAAGCATTAA